The following nucleotide sequence is from Neokomagataea tanensis.
GACAGGCCAGCTTGGCTCACGCCGCATCGTTCAGCAGCACGTGAAAAATTTCGCAGGTCGTCAACAGCAACGACGTATTCGATATCACGCAGGGAAAGGCCCGCTAAAGGAATATAGCTCATGAAATCATAGATAAGACCGAATTAATGTGAATGAAAGCCCAGCTTTTCTTGTTAGTGGAATTTGTATCTTTTATGTGACGAAATTTTCAGTTTTGGGGTCTAGACTGCGGACAGATCATGCTGGTTACGGAGCCAATAGGGATAAGTTTTTTGATGAATTGTCTCTTATTGCTGTAGCGTAAAGGGAGCGGCCTTCCTATCTCTGGCATGATTGATGTGTTGGCACCCAAACGTGGTTTCACCTGTGGCACCGAGGATTAGCTTTGCGTAACGTAACCCACTTATTGGCCCTTGGGGCTGTTTTGTCGTGTGGTTTGGCCACAATATCCCCGGTGCGTGCGGCAGAAAGCGCTGCTGTTACATCTGAAAATGATACGGCCACGCTTATCACAGATCGTGATGCAGTCGGGCCGGATCAGACTTTAAGGGTTGGGCTGCGTCTTCAGCTCAAACCGGGTTGGCATACTTACTGGATTAATCCGGGTGACGCAGGCGCCCAGCCGACGCTTGATGTTACGGCATCGGGTGGGGCGACGGGAAAAGGGTCAGATATTCATTGGCCGGTCCCCGTCAGGATCAGCGAAGGCGGCCTGATGTCCTACGCGTATCTTGGGGATACGCTGCTCCCAGAAACAATGGCTCTTAAAGGGGCCGGCCCTGTTACATTGCACGCACATGCTGAATGGCTTGTTTGTGCACAGGTCTGCGTGCCTGAAAGCGGCGATTTCACGTTGTCCTTACCCGCTGTCGCAGCGGCTGCAGAGCCGGGTAAAGACGCAGCAAAGTTTGATGCTGCACAAGCGCACATGCCAGTACCTTCGCCTTTTGCCTCGACTTTGGGTGCAGATGGTGTTCTCACCCTGTCAGGTGCGGGTTTATCGCCCACGTCAGTCTCAGACGCGTGGTTTTTGCCAATCGACAGCGATGTACTTGATCAAGTGGCGCAGCAACGCTTGACCGTGAAAAACAACAGTCTTGCGCTGGCTCTTCCGTTCCAAAAAACGGCTAAACGGGACGCGCCATTGAGCGGCGTGGTTGTTTTAAAGGATGCTCATGGGGAGGAAAGCGCGCTCTCAGTCACTGTTAAGCCGGGCGTTCAGACGCAGGGGACCTCGACGGCAGCACCGAATACGGACACTGCACCAGACGCTGGTGGGTGGTTGAAAATGATAGTGTTCGCTTTTATCGGCGGACTAATTCTCAACCTTATGCCGTGCGTTTTTCCTGTTTTGGCAATGAAAGCATTGTCTTTGGCGCGTATGGGGGGACACGGGCGTTCCGCGCAACTTCGTAGTGCTCTGTTTTATACAATAGGTGTTGTGGGGTCTTTCGCCGTTCTCGGCGGGATCATGATTGGATTGCGTTTTGCTGGCTCAGCGGCGGGGTGGGGCTTTCAGTTCCAGTCAACGGGGTTTGTCGTTGCCGTGTGCTGGTTGCTGTTTGGTATGGCGCTGAACTTGCTGGGTGTTTTTGAGATTAGTGCGGGCCGCTTGGGGCAGATTCAAACTAGCGGCCATGGCGTTGGTAACGATCTCATGACGGGCCTCCTTGCGGTTATTGTAGCAACGCCATGCACTGCACCGTTTATGGGGGTGGCGATTACGTCAGCGCTGAGTGGCCCGCCTGTCATGG
It contains:
- a CDS encoding protein-disulfide reductase DsbD family protein, whose amino-acid sequence is MRNVTHLLALGAVLSCGLATISPVRAAESAAVTSENDTATLITDRDAVGPDQTLRVGLRLQLKPGWHTYWINPGDAGAQPTLDVTASGGATGKGSDIHWPVPVRISEGGLMSYAYLGDTLLPETMALKGAGPVTLHAHAEWLVCAQVCVPESGDFTLSLPAVAAAAEPGKDAAKFDAAQAHMPVPSPFASTLGADGVLTLSGAGLSPTSVSDAWFLPIDSDVLDQVAQQRLTVKNNSLALALPFQKTAKRDAPLSGVVVLKDAHGEESALSVTVKPGVQTQGTSTAAPNTDTAPDAGGWLKMIVFAFIGGLILNLMPCVFPVLAMKALSLARMGGHGRSAQLRSALFYTIGVVGSFAVLGGIMIGLRFAGSAAGWGFQFQSTGFVVAVCWLLFGMALNLLGVFEISAGRLGQIQTSGHGVGNDLMTGLLAVIVATPCTAPFMGVAITSALSGPPVMGLLVFLSMGLGLAAPYLLAAGVPGVASRFPKPGAWMNVLKQVLAFPLLATCVWLLWVAVVQRGADIVVTVAGGLVLLAIAAWLHGIGQRRAIMEGADKTVWLCRGLTLLAVLACAGALTQALREPARAMASPSQQAGIEAYSSERLAALRAEGRPVFIDMTASWCITCMVNERVALDVASVRDGFVKNHVAYLKGDWTNRDATISAFLKEHGRDGVPLYVYYPPHGEGVVLPQILTPALVLKAITPQQ